In the Dama dama isolate Ldn47 chromosome 13, ASM3311817v1, whole genome shotgun sequence genome, one interval contains:
- the PEAK1 gene encoding inactive tyrosine-protein kinase PEAK1 isoform X2 codes for MSACNTFTEHVWKPGECKNCFKPKSLHQLPPDPEKAPITHGNKTNANHSNNHRIRNTGNFRPPVAKKPTIAVKPTMMVADGQSVCGELSIQEHCENKPVVIGWNRNRMAMNQKPLNNNNEDDVEGFSHVPKPYGNNDSAKKISNNNNGLTEVLKEIAGLDTTPQIKENETNSRETFLGRINDCYKRSLERKLPPSCMMGGMKETQGKHVILSGSTEVISNEGGRFCYPEFSSGEESEEDVLLSNMEEEHESWDESDEELLAMEIRMRGQPRFANFRANTLSPVRFFVDKKWNTVPLRNKSLQRICAVDYDDSYDEILNGYEENSVVSYGPGSTQSMVSSDSTSPDSSLTEESRSETASSLSQKICNGGIAPGNPGDSKDLKESEPNYESLSGNDQEKDSSQASKSSVKVPETHKAVLALRLEEKDGKIAVQTEKPESKASTDIAGQAVTINLVPVEEQAKPYRVVNLEQPLCKPYTVVDVSAAMASEHLEGHANSPKTKSSSSTPNSPVTSPALTSGHISAHFQKSSAIRYQEVWTSSTSPRQKIPKVELISSGTGPNVPPRKICHKSAPTSPTATNVSSKTIPVKSPNLSEIKFNSYNNAGMPPFPIIIHDEPTYARSSKNAIKVPIVINPNAYDNLAIYKSFLGTSGELSVKEKTTSVISHTYEEIETESKASDNTTSKPTECPQAKGFSNSTERKRGSVAQKVQEFNSCLNRSQSSPQRSYSSSHSSPTKLQRTTQEPVAKTESTQEPQGVGSGSSTREKASTVLSQIVASIQPPQSPPEMPQSGPKACSVEELYAVPPDAGAAKTTPKSTPVRPKSLFTSQPSAEAEAPQTTESPTTKPQKDPLTKPVTTPPSKLVTNPQSEPLAPFPPPRSTSSPYHASNLLQRHFTNWTKPTSPTRSTEAESVLHSEGSRRAADAKPKRWISFKSFFRRRKTDEEDDKEKDREKGKLVGLDGTVIHMLPPPPVQRHHWFTEAKGESSEKPAIVFMYRCDPAQGQLSMDQGKARAEQSAVTEKGGAEEGSLQDSEKKKRSHSSPSQIPKKILSHVTHEVTEDFSPRDPRTVVVKQDGGGCTSVTPALHLPELEREEEKEDISDPLDLNPCSATYSNLDEESIAQSHRTNKD; via the coding sequence atgtctgcttGTAATACCTTTACTGAACACGTTTGGAAACCTGGTGAATGCAAGAACTGCTTTAAACCTAAAAGTTTACACCAGCTGCCCCCAGACCCTGAGAAGGCACCCATCACCCATGGCAATAAAACTAATGCCAACCACAGTAACAACCACCGAATCAGGAACACTGGAAACTTCCGGCCTCCTGTGGCTAAAAAACCCACCATCGCCGTGAAGCCGACTATGATGGTGGCAGATGGGCAAAGTGTGTGTGGTGAGCTTAGTATACAAGAACACTGTGAGAATAAACCTGTCGTCATAGGATGGAACCGAAACAGGATGGCCATGAATCAGAAAccacttaataataataatgaagatgATGTTGAAGGATTTAGCCATGTCCCTAAGCCTTATGGGAATAATGATAGTGCAAAGAAGATTTCAAATAACAATAATGGACTAACTGAGGTATTAAAGGAGATAGCAGGCTTGGATACCACCcctcaaataaaagaaaatgagactAACTCCAGAGAGACATTCTTAGGAAGAATAAATGATTGCTATAAACGATCCCTGGAAAGGAAGCTTCCACCAAGTTGCATGATGGGCGGGATGAAGGAAACTCAGGGCAAGCACGTTATTCTGAGTGGGAGCACAGAAGTGATCAGTAATGAAGGGGGTCGATTCTGTTACCCAGAGTTTTCTAGTGGTGAAGAGAGCGAGGAAGATGTGCTTTTGAGTAACATGGAGGAGGAGCACGAGAGCTGGGATGAAAGTGATGAGGAACTGCTGGCCATGGAGATTCGCATGAGAGGGCAACCTCGCTTTGCCAACTTTCGGGCAAACACTTTGTCTCCGGTACGATTCTTCGTGGACAAAAAATGGAATACTGTCCCCCTGCGAAATAAATCTCTGCAAAGAATCTGTGCTGTAGACTATGATGACAGTTATGATGAAATCCTGAATGGTTATGAAGAGAATTCTGTGGTCTCCTATGGACCAGGAAGCACTCAGAGCATGGTGTCATCCGACTCCACATCCCCAGATTCCTCTTTAACAGAAGAATCACGTTCTGAGACAGCCAGCAGTTTATCCCAGAAGATCTGTAATGGGGGAATTGCTCCTGGTAACCCGGGAGATTCTAAGGACTTGAAGGAAAGTGAGCCCAATTATGAAAGCCTCTCTGGTAATGATCAGGAGAAGGACTCCTCACAAGCCTCTAAAAGCTCGGTAAAAGTTCCAGAGACACACAAAGCAGTCCTTGCTCTCCGATTAGAAGAGAAGGATGGCAAGATTGCCGTACAGACTGAGAAGCCAGAAAGTAAAGCCTCTACAGATATTGCTGGGCAGGCAGTAACCATAAACCTTGTTCCTGTGGAAGAGCAAGCAAAGCCCTACCGAGTTGTGAATCTGGAACAGCCTTTGTGCAAGCCATATACTGTCGTGGATGTGTCAGCAGCTATGGCCAGTGAGCACCTTGAGGGCCATGCTAATAGTCCCAAGACTAAAAGCTCATCTTCTACTCCAAACTCTCCGGTGACATCACCTGCATTGACATCAGGACACATAAGTGCCCATTTCCAAAAATCCAGTGCCATTCGCTACCAGGAAGTATGGACTTCCAGCACCAGTCCACGACAGAAGATACCTAAGGTGGAGTTAATCAGCAGTGGGACTGGACCAAATGTCCCTCCAAGGAAAATCTGTCACAAATCAGCACCTACTTCACCCACAGCTACAAATGTTTCCTCCAAAACCATCCCTGTGAAGTCACCCAATTtgtctgaaataaaatttaacagtTATAACAATGCTGGTATGCCACCTTTTCCAATTATCATTCATGATGAGCCAACTTATGCTCGGAGTTCCAAAAATGCTATCAAAGTTCCCATTGTAATCAATCCAAATGCGTATGACAATCTAGCCATTTACAAGAGTTTTCTTGGAACCAGTGGAGAACTTTCAGTGAAGGAGAAAACCACAAGTGTAATAAGCCACACTTACGAAGAAATAGAGACTGAGAGCAAAGCGTCTGATAACACTACTAGCAAACCCACTGAATGTCCCCAAGCTAAAGGGTTTTCAAACAGCACAGAGCGTAAAAGGGGCTCAGTGGCTCAGAAGGTTCAGGAGTTTAACAGCTGTCTTAACAGAAGTCAGTCTTCACCACAGAGAAGCTACAGTTCTAGCCACAGCTCCCCAACAAAGCTCCAGAGAACCACTCAAGAGCCTGTGGCCAAAACAGAAAGCACTCAGGAGCCTCAGGGGGTGGGCAGTGGCAGTAGCACCCGAGAGAAAGCAAGCACTGTGCTTTCTCAGATTGTGGCTTCTATCCAGCCCCCGCAGTCTCCTCCAGAAATGCCCCAGTCTGGCCCTAAAGCTTGCAGTGTAGAAGAGCTTTATGCAGTTCCTCCTGATGCCGGTGCTGCTAAGACTACACCCAAGAGTACACCGGTGCGCCCCAAATCTCTCTTCACGTCCCAGCCCAGCGCTGAGGCTGAAGCACCTCAGACCACAGAAAGTCCTACCACCAAACCACAGAAAGATCCACTCACAAAGCCAGTCACCACCCCTCCCTCCAAATTAGTGACGAACCCCCAAAGCGAGCCACTAGCCCCCTTTCCCCCACCACGCTCGACCTCCTCCCCTTACCATGCAAGTAACCTTTTGCAGAGGCATTTCACCAACTGGACCAAGCCAACCAGCCCGACCAGGTCAACCGAAGCTGAATCAGTTTTGCACTCTGAAGGCAGCAGGCGGGCAGCTGATGCAAAACCTAAACGCTGGATCTCATTTAAAAGTTTCTTCCGCCGTCGGAAAACAGACGAGGAGGATGACAAAGAAAAAGACCGGGAGAAGGGGAAACTGGTGGGCCTGGATGGCACAGTCATCCACATGCTGCCACCTCCTCCAGTTCAGCGCCATCACTGGTTCacagaggcaaaaggagaatccAGCGAGAAGCCAGCCATTGTCTTCATGTACAGGTGCGACCCTGCCCAAGGCCAGCTCAGCATGGATCAGGGCAAAGCCAGGGCAGAGCAGTCAGCAGTCACAGAGAAGGGTGGAGCAGAGGAGGGGTCACTACAGGactcagagaagaagaaaaggagtcaCTCATCTCCATCACAGATTCCTAAGAAAATTCTCAG